GTTATTTTGTGATTTCGATGCGATGGTCAGTAGTAATTGTTCTTCTCTCATTCCAGCTTTGATAGCTTGTCAAAGATAGACAAATATCGTTCTTAAGCAGATTGGATCCCCGCATTGAACAGAGTCGACTGCGGGGGATATGATATGTGGTGCTCTCATTTTTTATACCGCTTTGGGAAATTCCGAGGCTCGCCATTCTCGGCGTACGCCATCAGTcgataaaatctataatgACCCCAGCATTGTGCGGCTGTCAGTACTTCCGATAGGCTACCTATGTTATATAGGATAGTAGATTGCTTCATGCTTTTGTGAGACCGCTCTTCCCAGGTTATATATAACCACTTGAGCCGGACCGGTACCGACATCCATTGCTACAACAATTCCAAAGATACTAGAAAAACCATAAAAACGGAATATTGGTTGGCACTGATTGAAACGTAACATAATTAAGACATCGAACTACCTATATAGCACGGTCAGTACACGGAGGTCTTGCTATCCCGGCATGAGCAAGTCTTTTATATACGGACACAAAAGGGACAACATTATTCCTGCAGGCGGTTCAACCTCTTGCGTAATGTTTAGCATTTTTATAAGTCGCATATCAAACCCTACGCGCTCTTCCTCGCGCATTTTAGCTTCGTTTATGTCGATGTCTAGGCCCTATACAAGATTTAATaagctaatttaataaaaaataataaaataaaaatagacGGACGGACGGCAGAAGATACAGGCGCTGTGGGTCATGAAGACACCGGTAGTTTCAACTTGCTAGTAGAGAGTGAGTTAGTCTCCTGCAAGTTTCGCGTCTTGGGCCCCGAATGAGGGAAAGTACCATGCAGATTGCTCCCAGCAGCTTCAGTGCGGATGAAATCGCCCCCATATATAGCCCTCCACGCGTCTTGGCGCCTTTATAAGGTCGAAAGACTCACGATCGGCTCAAACAATTGCGTTTCATTTCAGATCTTAGGGAATCTATAAGGCAAACAGCTTGATCAGTCAGCTATGGTGGGTATCCCAGGTCGATCCAAGGGATGTAAGACATGCAGGTGGCGGAAGATCGGGGTATGTTAGATACCTAGTAGTAAATTGACGTCGACATGGGATATGCTAAGCTTTGCATAGTGCGACCTGCAAGAACCACAATGCGGACAATGCAAGAAAAGCGGCCGTCACTGTGAGGGCTTCGACAAGGATATTGCCTTCATCCACCGGACGCCTCAGGGACTGCTTCGCAAAGGCCAAGAACAGTGCCAAGGGCCTGCTCCTTGGGAGACTTCATGCGGGGCGAACTCTACGTCGACGAAGCAAATACCCCCACAGATCAACAACGCGGCGATCTATGTTGATGGCATGCTCCATACATTCCTAGTCGCTTTTCTACCTTCTTCACCGATTCTACCCCTCAGCCATCACTCCAACATCACCGTGCCCCCTGCACCATGGATGCGGATCGCCATTGCTCTCCCTAGGCGCGGccctcttctctccaccGCCCTGCAGGCTCTGTGTATGACCAAAATTGCGCGAGCCCAAGGCGACCAGGCATTACTGATGCAAGGCATGGCCGCACATACACAGGCTCTGCGAGCGTTGCAGAATGCGACCAATGACAGAAATACAGCACTGACGGATGAAACGATGGCCGCGATACGGGTTCTAGGGACGTATGAGCTGCATGAGGGCACAATGGGAAGTGTCGTCGGCTGGACGAGTCATGAGGAAGGGGTCGACCAGTTGGTGCAGTTGAGAGGATTCAACTCCAGTCAGTATGAGAGCGAGTTGGGCCAGGCACTGTTTGGGGAAGTCAGGAGGAGCGCGGTGAGTGAGCTCCTATTTGTTTCCGTCCTTACGCCGCGTTGCTAAATATCATGCCGGCAGTTGATGCTGACAAGGACTGTAGATGATCCGAGGTCTTCAATTCTTCAAAGGTTCCTTCTTTAGCGAAACGCGCTGGTGCACCGAGCCCTGGGGGACCAAGCCAAAAGACTACGTCCAGCAACTCTACGATATTGGGCTGCTTCTTCCACCCATCCTTGAAGAGCCCCACACAATCCAAAGCCTTGCCAACGACCCGCGCCGGGCCCAGATCTGGCAAAGGTGCCAGCACCTAGAGGATCGCTTCAGCGCCTGGCATGCCCGCCTCCTAACCCTTTTCCCTACCCCCCCCATACTGGGAAGAGCCGGCTGAGCTGATGGACCGCTCCAGCGACATCCGGCCAGGCCCGTTTGAGGCTTCGTTCGACTTCCTCAACATCCACGTCGCCGACAGCCTGGATTTCTTCTGGGCCTTGCGCATCCTCTTGCACACCGTCCTGCGTCGCCTCTCAGGTGCGCCCGAACAAAGCGATGCGATCATTGGGGCCTGTGCTTGCAATATCGCCAGGTCGGTCCCGTATTTCACACAGCCGAGGTGTGGGCTTTTGGGCGTGCAGTGGTTGATCTTTCCGTTAAAGACGGCCTTCTCGGCATTTCGGCAAATGGGATGGGAGATTGAATGGGAGTGGAGTAGGGGAGTACTAGTAGCCATGAAGAATAGGGGAATCTCTTATGGAGGCGATATTGTGGACGCTCAGTGGGGGGAGCGGGTTCGATGATGCGGATTGCACATTTACCATTTTTTAGAGTTGATATCATTTAGCGTACATTATCGTTGGAGGAGTTCTGACTTAGATGTATGTCAATCGGTTAGGACTGGATGTTGAGATGCCCTGCTTGTCTATATTAGGTTAAATTATCTTACAATacgaagtatatattttGCTAACAGCCTAAGCAGATCAGTGTCATTGAACATCCACCCGACTATTCCAGATACAAACCATCCTTGGTCAGCTTGGCTCGTATGCTCGCCCCTACTATTTGTGTATTCTATCTCTATTACTACGCTAATTAAGGGCTTTCTTTGGTAACTAAAAGTAGTCATAACCGTATCGATTGTATCGTTACTTTACCACAGCAGCCATGTTGGAGCCATAAAATATACATAATTGACCGGGGATGTATGGctatcttctcctttctcgctGGCGTATCTGAACATAGAAACTGGTCCTAGATGTCTCACAGAACATCTTTCGAAAACAGCATCCTACACAGCGTTTGTCCATCGGCCCTCAGGCCAGGACCGTTTCTCTTCCCGCAGCGCAGACTTCACCCAGTAAGTAGTGATGACCGCCCAGACACCAGCCCAAATCCATGGAATTACCCAGCCTACCAACCAGAAACAGAAAACGTCAGTtcagtcatcttcttcatattaAAATAAGGAACTCACCCAGTCCAAAAGCAAAGGTCTGGTCGCGAACCGTAGAAATCACAGCGATCAAAAGAACGCCCATCAGACATCCACCGAGTCCCCAGAACCAATTCAAAGCTTCAATGAGGCGTTGAAACCGCACGCTGGCTGCATATCTTGTCAACAGGGCTGCCCGATAGGCCTTGTCCCTGGCCCCATCTACCGCAACGACATCCTCGATGATCACCAGGATGCCTGGACGAAAGACTTCACCGGCGGGAAGGGAGGAGACTTTGAACGGTTGTCGTACGCCAAGCTTTGCCAGGATGCCGGTAAAGACTAGGGTGAAGCCAACTTGTACGAGGAGAATAGACGGAGGCAAAGAATTCATTCGTACACTCGGAGGATCTTCGACCATGCCAATCACGATAATGATTGTGACGAGTACAAAACCCAGAAGATAGTTCCAGTGGAAGAAGTCAAATTAtatgatggaaagaagaaattgGAAATTGGTGTTAGCAGATCTTTCCTCTATTTTTGCATTggtggggaaaagagagcaaatgaagaaaagaaagagaaaacatACGTTCCATTGACTTTCTGATTTAAGCGGTCGGCAATTCGATGTCGGTTTAAATAGTCGCCATGTTCGCATGCCCAGCGAAAATAAGGTCGTCGCTCCAAGTATGGCGCTGGCTACACTCAGGGCTGCATTTCAGACGGCTAATTGTCAGCCCATCCGACATAGACAAGAGAAGACTTGGAGATAAACAAATCTTTATAGATAAATTCGCCCCCCAGTGCAAACTTGGATAGAGCACCAACGGCACAATACAGGACGTGAGCAATATGAAACCCCAGTTCAGGAATATTTGGAGTTTATACTCATGGAGATCAAGAGGCAAGGGAGGGGGGCCATCGGTCTCTGGCGGCTAATTACTATCCTGCGCAGTCATGTTATCTGGTTCACTCTGGTTTGAGCTCAAGTCACTGTAGTTCATTTTGAAAGACAAAGTAGACTTGTGTCCTAGTAGTCGGAGTGGCATATGGCTTCgtttttatagtatatcaCTGATGTTGTACCTAGAGTGAGCATAGACTTTTTACTTTAGTACTAATTTCATGGCTTTCAACACATGCCAGTCGCTACTTTCTCCTCCTAGGGCCGAAAATGAAGCTCAAGCAAGCCGTGCTCAGCCGCAATGAATGGCTGCTGTGGCAGACCCGAGATGGTTGAGATAGGGCAGATCTGGAGAGATGTGGGGAAGTGCGTGCCTGTGCAGCGCTATGATAGGCCGGCGGCACAGGCTGTGCTGACATATAAACTATCCCCAAAGAGGCACCCAAGATGCGAGTAGCCGCAATGCTTGGTCTCCAACTATATTTATTGCACGAATTTCCTCTCCACACGCTTCAGCTAAGCATTGATCTGGTCCCATCGCTTAACGGATTCTAGGTCATAGGGCACATCTCTGCGACTGAATAGTAAAAATAGCATCTCGCAACTTGGGTCTCGCATGGGGAACCACTGTGACTAGCGTTATTCTCCTCGAATATCTATGAAAGCTTATTCTCGATTCCCTAATGGCCCCCGCCTAATAGGCCCAGCTAGTTATGAAGGGATAAACCATATGAATATTCATGTCTTCAGCTGGAGATAAATTGCTACCATTAGAGTTGTATCGGTCCATGCAGAATGTACCCAGATCGAGCATAGGCCTGCACAAACCCAAGTTATGAGAGCAGAAATCGCCCCTTAATGTTTTATGTATgccttttctgtttttcttttttctttttttcttttttcttttttttttttttttggcaaTAAAGCTGCTTGATTCATCATGTGTGAATAATCCTCAAGCAACGTGCAGATATTCCCTGGTGCTGTAGGGCTGACGGTTTAGCGAACGGCCCCCGCCGCTAAGGAGACAGTTTGGTGCAAGCCTTTTGCTATAGAGGGTACTGATCTGCGTACAGCCTTCCAGTCCGTGGCTACATCTTAATTACCTAACTAGGTTAGTAGAACAATTATCCGCGCATCTCTTCTACTTTACATTAACGTAACTATTTTTCTACTCTGAGCAACTTTTTTTCTAAGCTAGCCGATGTAATATTAGTACTGAAGTGATTCTATAACATATACTAGGCCATACAAGGGAAGCCTATCATAATTAAGCAGGTGAGGCTGTGCTCCCTACGCGCGGAATCGTAGGCTGACAGCCAGGCTGTATGCAAATCGCTATCTATTGCTGCTCTCTTTGGCCTGCCCATTCACTCCACACCGTTTACCGTCTTTCATGTAGCCAACATTGGCGTTGGGTAGCAGGAACCCTAATATGTCAGCTTTCTTTCCCTAGCAGACGACTCTGCCCCATACTATTTGTGAAGTAAGAAAACCGGAAGTATCTACGGACAAAAGATATATTTGCCCACATATACATCCGCGACGCAGAGCTTACTATATTCGCATGCTTCTTTTTCGTGAAGTGGGTCCAGATTTAGATAATGCCAGGCCAGCCAGTAAGTATACATGTTCCTTCGCTTGATTTCAGATCTGACAACCTCAACGTAGTCAATTGCTAGCGATGCATGGGCTATTTGATTTGAATGTACTATCTGCATTGGCTACAGTGATTCTCGAGTTTGCCTTGACCAGGACACAGTGTAACTCTCGTTCGTGACCGCACTGCCAAGAGTCAAGACCTTAAGGCAGATCTATTGGGCCGGCACATTACAGCGGATTGCAACTTGATGATGCCGGCCCAATGCGTAATTTGCGCTAGGGTCTCAGCAGTGGGGCCGAGAAAAACAGTCTCAGTGTCTACCGGGCAAAGCAATATCAAGAATCACTCTATCTGACCGTGAGTGCTTTTGAACTTGGTGAAGCTAGATCCTAGCCCAGTCGTGTCGCCTTCAGGTACGCTGCAATATTGGGACGCTGCTCGAAGGCTTCTCTAAACTTGATCAGAGACTCTGGGAGAGACGACTGGAAGGACAGTATTAGCTTTGGATCATGTATAGCTGAACAGGGACATACCGGAAGTGTTCCCGTTCTCTCGTCGTTATCGATGGATTGGTAGACGGCAAAGTCGACATAGGTCACCGAGTTGCCCAGCAGGTAAGGGCCAGCCTGGTCCCTGTAGTACTGATCAAGAAGGTTATAGTACTCGGGGGCAACCTCATTCTTGTACTTTTCCGATTTTTCCGTCAGATTCGCCACCCATTGGAACTGTCTAGTAGTTAGCGAAGAACAGGGGACTCGAATGGGTAAGTCCTGACCCTCCAGTCGATATAAATATCCGACACCGCGTCAACCAAGAATTTCTCCGCATTAGTTTCGCCATCGTAGCGACCCAAGTCCCGGGCAAAGAAACGCAAGATGGGAATGTGCTGGCTGAGAATCAAGCCCTGGTACTCCAGTGCCGGCAATTTGCGTGTCCTAGTGATTCCCTGCTGCTGGAGCTTCTTACTGTTCTCGCCCCAGGTCTCGTCGTATGGATAGCGAACCTCTTTGATCTCAATTCCCGCGTCCATGAGGAATAGCTTCACTACTTCTCCGCGGCCCAGACGACCAAGGTCGAAATAGTGGTATACCGGCACAGTCATCGGGGCAGCCATCGTGACTAGCGAAATAATGAATGAAATGGAAGATAGAAAACGATTCCAGGATCAAGTTGGGGTCTAAAGCTGATCTACTTATTGTCCGCAAACGCAAAGCAGATGACATCATCAAAGTGGGGATGTCGAGGCGAGTCAAGCGAGTCAAGCGAGTCAAGCGATGCAAGCGATGCAAGCGACGCAAGCGAGCAGCGCGATCTAACCACCCCAACCTTCTATCATTGTTTTCAAGTCGCGACATCGTACAAAAGTGGGTCGGAAGTTCTACTGGTGACTCCATACGGATATGTGATTGCTTCAGATAAAGACTGGCGACATCTGCCGCTCACGGTCTACACCCATCGACTGCCGCCATGACGACCACAGCGCTACACGGATGGCATCCAGGCGAGATCTCCATGCAGCGGAAGCTGGGATATACAAACGCCGTGAAAGATGCCTGGCCGACGATCCGCAACATCATGCCCGAGCAGCACCGTGTCTTCCATACTTCCAAGCTGCCCTTCATCCCCATAACAACCGTGGACGAAGACGGGCGGCCGTGGGCAGCGATTGTCGCGGGGCCAACGGGGGAGCCTGGCTTTGTACATAGCCCAGACTCGCAAAATCTCTCCATTCATGCTCATCTGTGGGATGGAGACCCACTACTTGACACAGTCAATGCGTGGGTTGATCCCAGCTCTGCCCTGTCCACAATTGCCCAGAGATCCTTGGCTGCCGGTCTGGGAATCGAGTTCTCCACCCGACGGCGCAACAAGTTCGCTGGGACTATTCAAAGAGTGGAGTGCCAGTCCAGCGTGGACTACAAGCTACACTTGAGAGTCACCCAAACAACAGGGTATGCACTGGAAGATCACCCAGGAAACTAGGAAGCGAATGCTAATGATGCTCAGCAACTGTCCCAAGTACATCAACGTTCGAAAGCTCATCCCTCATCCGAATACGCTTCCTAAGGTTGAACATCGATACAGGCATTGGGAACCGCAGGGCCGACTTCCAGAAGAAGTAGTGGCGTTTATCCGCCAGGCTGATACGGTCTTTGTTGGGTCCATCTACAAATCATCGCCGTCGGATCTGCACAAGTTCCCTCCGCACGTGGGTATGAATGCTCGCAGCGGCTTACCGGGTTTTATCCGAGTGAGTCCGTCCGATGGCCGCACGGTCGTGGTGCCAGACTATTCAGGAAATCGATTTATGTCCACTTTGGGCAACATCGAGACTAGTGGGGTGGTGGGATTGACGATCGTGTCCTTTACGAAGGGCGACATTCTCTATTTGACGGGTACCGCTAAAAACCTTGTAGGTCCACTTGCACTTGAAATCATGACAAGACATGCCGCCATCACAACTGTGAATGTTACCGGGTTCGTTTTCGTCCGAGATGCTCTCCCAGTTCGACAGCAAGATGGTACCCCCGTTGAACGCAGTCCATACAGTCCGAAGATCAAATACCTTGTGGAAGAGACGGGTGCTAAGGGCCTGGACAGTAAAGAGCACAAAGCAAAGCTTCGAGAGGTAGTCCAGGTTTCTTCTGACCTTGCAGTATTCAAGTTTCAAGTCATTTCCAAACCTGGCGCTGGGGATCTGAGAATCCGCCCCGGTCAAGCCATTGTGCTTGATTTTATGAACTGGATAGGACCGCCTCAGTATCAACACATGAAAGACACTGCCCCGAGCTCAATCAATGATGATCGCGTCCGGACATGGACGGTTTCTAGTGCTCATGAAGAGCGGAACGCAACATGGTTCGAATTAATCATGCGAGAAATGAAAGGAGGTGCGGTGACCGGTGCTCTTTTTGATCGTTTGAGAAAATACCGGTCCACCCGGCTAGGTCAGCGTATCGTTTTTGACCCTCCCGTTGTCGCCGACATCGTTGGCGTCACGGGTGATTTTTTCATGGATAACGACAAGCTCGACGCGCTGTGGGTCGCGGGTGGTATTGGAATCACTCCATTCCTTGCTATGCTGAGGGCACTGGCAGAGCGTGGATCCGCGGCTGAAGGCGACGTTATGCTGGTCCTTGCAACAAGAGAACCAAGCATCATGCTCTACATGATGCGGCCCTCTCTCGAGAGGATAGCATCGACCGTTCGGATCAACATCACCATATTTACCCACGATTCAGAGTTCGATTACGGTAATCTCAAGTCAAATCAGAACATTTGCGTTCATAGAGACCGTGTCGTCCCAGACTTTTGGAGGGATATTCCTCGCGGCAAAGACGTATTTATCTGCGGGCCTAGTGCTTTCGGGGACTCGGTGGCTGATGGGCTGCGAGCTGTCGGTTTCTCGCCAAGTCAAATTCATCGAGAAGGTTTTTATTGATGAACAATATTCATGATGCCAATCATAGTGTAATTATAACGTAGCGTATCTTCAGCAATCCAAAATCCAAGCTTACCACTTACTACCAGCCACCTTATCACGGTCGACTAAAAGACGACTTCCATTGATGTGATCATGAAGCGTCTGTGTAAGATCAAACTCGGAGAATGTCAACCATTGTGCCCACTCCTTCACTAGAGGCCGATCCATGACCCATTCGCTGAAGGGAACATCCGTCCCATCACAGGTAGTTACGACAGGTCTACCACCATTGGCAGAACTTGCCCAACTGGCGATACACAAGGGGATATGAGATTCCTGTGAATCTATTTGCTCACCAGGACGGATTTGAGCGTAGTATGTGACGTAGCCCCGCCCGTTTAAACCAGGGAAAATAACAGAAATGACACGCTGATGTGGCGGGGTGAAGTATTCCACATCAGGTCGTCTCGGCTCCCGGCGCACGCGTTTCTCGAGAGTAGACAGGACCTCGAGGCTCGTAGCAAAGGCCTTACTATTACACACCCCTTCTCGGCCGCTGCGGTCCAATTCAAATAATATCCACCGGAGCCAGGTTGGCCTCGGACAGGACTGCCCAGCTAGAAAGAGTATCGGTGAGAGCCCTACTCGCAGGGCCTCGCATCCGAATGGGAGATCATCGGAAGAGGGTCGTGGGCTATCCAGGGCTGTCGTGACAAATCGCAACAGCTGATAAGTGAAATGATAGGTTTCAAGCTCGAGATCACTCTCGCCCCCATTGTAAATGCTTAGTGCCCACGAGAGCCTCGTTCGGTAAAAGACATAGAGCACGAGGATGAGGCAAAAGTCCCTAGGCAGGTTTGCATGCGGCGGTGGGGGGATTGAAATATTTGCTAAAGTTGCAAGGTCAAAGTTAATGGGCTCCGAGAGCGCCTCATCAACACCAAGCTTGTGGAACAGGATTCCAATAGTATTCTTCCACTCCTTGAGTTGCTTGATAAAGCCAATGATTCTCTCTTCTGGCATCAATCTCCGATGAGCGGCAACCGGACACCAAATCAATGCTTTGATGTCGCTGTCCATGGAACCGATATCGAGAAGCTGTTGTAGCAGATGTTTTGGGGAGAAATCTAGATATTCTTGCAATGACGCCGACGCATCGCTAGGAATTATGCTTGGTCTATATAGCGGTGATATCATTCGTATCACCTTGAGATCCGGCAAGGTCACACGGCGGATAATATCCAGGTCGTGGAGACACAACTCAATAGGCGTCTTGAACTGCTCTGTTTCCGGGGTGCTGCTCGAGCACATTGCTCGAAAGTAGTGGTTGGCCATGTGAATGTGACGAATTGTCGCCGGGACGTTTCCATCAAAGCTCTAGCATTCCATCAGCTGCTGGTGTTAATCCTCTATGATGGGCCTCACCTCGGTATATGCAAAGAGGATCAGCACCGCTAAGAGAAGAGCCATCGAGATTTGTGTACAGGCCAAACTATCCGACACGCCTTTTAAAGCATTTGAATACATCTGGACGGCAATGACTTTGGTGTCAAAACCATGATCGCGGTCGCTCTCGGTCTGTTGAGACAGCAGTAAAGTGGCTCTGTGCATGCATCCGAGTGCAACGACAGCATCAAAGACATACTCAATCCCCCACGCCTCTTGGCAAACGTAGTCTCGCCAGAAGGAGAGGCTCGCCGGTGGAAATAATATTGGCATAGTCCTGAACAAGAACTGGTGGAAAGCTAATACATCACGCGCTCGGGCATGCGGCAGCTGTAATGAGGTGGGGTTATTTGGCAAAGCTATCAGCGGCAGACCGTCCAGCCGGACCTGGGGGCGTATCGTGGCGTCCCTTGGATGGCCCGGGTCTGACACCGAGGCGGTTGTAGTGGTGGAGGTCGAACGTCGCATTGATCGCTGAACAGCCAAGCTCCGTTTCTCAGGATATCCAGCGCATTCTACATTAGCGAATTCGCAACGCTCGCACATCGGTTTTCGCTCATCACATTTGACCCGCCGCGCCCGACATGTCAGGCAGCCTGTCCGGGATCGGCGTTTGATGCCATTCATGGCGAGTATCAGAGGGAAGCAAAACGCATTGCTGCCTTTATCTTCTGGGGTGTAAGCCTCGTGTACATTTCTCGAAACAGTTTCGAGCGTACGAGCCATGCCGAAGCAACAACGTGATCGCGGGATTACTCAGCCACAAGCCACCTCACGCGTTTTCTCACTCTTACTCCAGTGCTCTCAGTCTGTGAACTTTGATAATTATGCAACCTAACTCCAGAGTCTCCACGGACTTTATATGGCCAACTGATTCTGTACATTCCTAACGAGAGTCAAGGACAGTCATAGGTAAGGATTATTACTTTTCATTATACTCTAGGTCGCATTTCCAGGGTCAACATTCTCCCCTTCCCGCATTAGGTCCGCTTAAAGGAGCTGTCTCCGATGGCCTGTGCATCATAC
The sequence above is a segment of the Aspergillus flavus chromosome 4, complete sequence genome. Coding sequences within it:
- a CDS encoding putative glutathione S-transferase, producing MAAPMTVPVYHYFDLGRLGRGEVVKLFLMDAGIEIKEVRYPYDETWGENSKKLQQQGITRTRKLPALEYQGLILSQHIPILRFFARDLGRYDGETNAEKFLVDAVSDIYIDWRFQWVANLTEKSEKYKNEVAPEYYNLLDQYYRDQAGPYLLGNSVTYVDFAVYQSIDNDERTGTLPSSLPESLIKFREAFEQRPNIAAYLKATRLG
- a CDS encoding putative oxidoreductase, with product MTTTALHGWHPGEISMQRKLGYTNAVKDAWPTIRNIMPEQHRVFHTSKLPFIPITTVDEDGRPWAAIVAGPTGEPGFVHSPDSQNLSIHAHLWDGDPLLDTVNAWVDPSSALSTIAQRSLAAGLGIEFSTRRRNKFAGTIQRVECQSSVDYKLHLRVTQTTGNCPKYINVRKLIPHPNTLPKVEHRYRHWEPQGRLPEEVVAFIRQADTVFVGSIYKSSPSDLHKFPPHVGMNARSGLPGFIRVSPSDGRTVVVPDYSGNRFMSTLGNIETSGVVGLTIVSFTKGDILYLTGTAKNLVGPLALEIMTRHAAITTVNVTGFVFVRDALPVRQQDGTPVERSPYSPKIKYLVEETGAKGLDSKEHKAKLREVVQVSSDLAVFKFQVISKPGAGDLRIRPGQAIVLDFMNWIGPPQYQHMKDTAPSSINDDRVRTWTVSSAHEERNATWFELIMREMKGGAVTGALFDRLRKYRSTRLGQRIVFDPPVVADIVGVTGDFFMDNDKLDALWVAGGIGITPFLAMLRALAERGSAAEGDVMLVLATREPSIMLYMMRPSLERIASTVRINITIFTHDSEFDYGNLKSNQNICVHRDRVVPDFWRDIPRGKDVFICGPSAFGDSVADGLRAVGFSPSQIHREGFY